Proteins from a single region of Chryseobacterium sp. T16E-39:
- a CDS encoding adenylosuccinate synthase: protein MDIVLGLQWGDEGKGKFIDLISQNYDIVARFNGGANAGHSIERNEKRITLKSLPSGIFMEGVENIIGAGMVLDPVNFKQEVLKLQSFDATIQVEKYLAISKKTHLVLPTHSLLDVFMEENPSYHTIGTTKNGIGQAYANKVLRQNVRVGDIMKPDFKEMINHILERDYKQLIEYGQKLPPLKNLKNDFFDAVEFLKRFRMIEAEVFLNNSIKDGKNILAEGAQATLLDIDHGTYPYVTSSTTIASGACSGLGISPKKVGEIYGVTKAYCTRVGNGVFPTELFDELGDEIRTKGNEFGSNTGRPRRVGWLDLPALKYAVMINGVTQLVLTKADVLNGFESIAVCTHYQMENHPSKVISGLAGNEGEIPVLQWIKGWNTDFTKCKDASSLPTELTQFLEFLEKELEIPVSYLSTGPGREEIIRMN, encoded by the coding sequence ATGGATATTGTATTAGGTTTACAATGGGGAGATGAAGGAAAAGGTAAATTCATCGACTTAATCAGTCAAAATTATGACATTGTAGCCCGTTTCAACGGGGGAGCAAATGCAGGACATAGCATTGAGCGTAACGAGAAGAGAATAACATTAAAATCTCTTCCTTCAGGAATCTTTATGGAGGGTGTAGAAAATATAATAGGAGCAGGAATGGTATTGGATCCTGTTAATTTTAAGCAGGAAGTGTTGAAATTACAGTCTTTTGATGCAACAATTCAGGTTGAAAAGTATCTTGCTATTTCTAAAAAGACTCATCTTGTTTTACCCACTCATTCACTGCTCGATGTATTTATGGAAGAAAATCCATCTTATCATACGATCGGAACGACAAAGAATGGAATAGGACAAGCGTATGCAAATAAGGTTCTGAGACAGAATGTAAGAGTGGGAGATATTATGAAACCTGATTTTAAAGAAATGATAAATCATATTCTGGAAAGGGATTATAAACAACTTATAGAGTATGGTCAAAAGCTTCCTCCATTGAAAAACCTGAAGAATGACTTTTTTGATGCTGTAGAATTTTTGAAAAGATTTCGTATGATTGAAGCCGAAGTATTTTTAAACAATTCAATCAAAGATGGGAAAAATATCCTGGCTGAAGGCGCGCAGGCAACGTTACTCGATATTGATCATGGGACTTATCCTTACGTAACTTCGTCAACAACAATTGCATCGGGTGCCTGTAGCGGTTTAGGTATTTCGCCTAAAAAAGTAGGTGAAATCTATGGTGTTACAAAAGCCTATTGTACAAGGGTAGGAAATGGAGTTTTTCCAACAGAACTTTTTGATGAATTGGGGGATGAGATAAGAACCAAAGGAAATGAGTTTGGTTCTAATACGGGAAGGCCGAGAAGAGTTGGCTGGCTGGATCTTCCTGCTTTAAAATATGCTGTGATGATTAATGGTGTGACCCAGTTGGTTCTTACAAAAGCTGATGTTTTGAATGGCTTTGAATCAATAGCAGTATGTACGCACTATCAAATGGAAAATCATCCATCTAAGGTAATCTCGGGATTGGCTGGTAATGAAGGAGAAATTCCGGTTTTGCAATGGATAAAAGGATGGAATACAGATTTCACGAAATGTAAAGATGCTTCTTCTTTGCCCACAGAATTAACTCAATTTCTAGAATTCCTTGAAAAAGAACTTGAGATTCCGGTAAGCTATCTTTCTACGGGACCAGGTAGAGAGGAGATTATAAGAATGAATTAA
- a CDS encoding Crp/Fnr family transcriptional regulator: protein MSRGMKELFDYIRKFGVLTEEEEGLIADGVREIGIQRGEVFVEAGRISQNIAFVKEGVFRSLYYNKQGDDFTRYFIYEGRFIGDFQGFVNQTPSNEYIEAITEGTLLVIDFDHFKTLESEIAIWQVLIAKLHAFVAENKLKVASTMLNLDAKSRYLHFLNHYPGLANRVPQAMLASYLGITPSSFSRIRKNIV, encoded by the coding sequence ATGAGTAGAGGAATGAAAGAACTATTTGATTACATAAGAAAATTTGGGGTGCTTACTGAAGAAGAGGAAGGCCTGATTGCTGATGGAGTAAGAGAAATAGGTATCCAAAGAGGAGAGGTATTTGTAGAAGCAGGTCGAATAAGTCAGAATATTGCCTTTGTAAAGGAAGGTGTATTCCGTTCATTGTATTATAACAAACAAGGGGATGACTTTACCCGGTATTTTATCTATGAAGGCCGGTTTATAGGAGACTTTCAGGGTTTTGTCAATCAGACTCCTTCCAACGAATATATAGAAGCTATTACGGAGGGGACTTTATTGGTCATTGATTTTGATCACTTTAAAACTTTAGAAAGTGAAATTGCGATTTGGCAGGTTCTCATTGCGAAACTTCATGCTTTTGTTGCTGAAAATAAGCTTAAAGTTGCCAGTACAATGCTCAATCTTGATGCGAAATCCCGATATCTTCATTTTCTAAACCATTATCCGGGATTGGCGAATCGCGTTCCTCAGGCGATGCTGGCCTCATATCTGGGTATTACTCCTTCTTCTTTCAGTCGGATCAGGAAAAATATAGTATAG
- a CDS encoding Ku protein: MKAIWNGAIGFGLVNIPVKIYSATETSKLDLDMLDKSDFSNIKFKRVNEKTGKEVKWENIVKAYLMEDRYIVLEDEDYVAASPEKSKILSIDQFVKEIEVDSVYFENPYFLEPQKNGENAYRLLMKALTETKMVGVGTFVLRESEAIGMIRPYNNEVLVLNRLRFAQEIRDYNDLKIPEKKAPKPAELKMAVSLIEQLSQKFDPTLYKDTYSESLMKIIKQKAKGKTAKAQKAKPVKEGKVIDLMAQLKASLQSPKSKNAS, from the coding sequence ATGAAAGCAATCTGGAATGGCGCCATTGGCTTTGGCTTAGTTAATATCCCTGTTAAAATTTATTCGGCAACTGAAACCAGCAAATTGGATCTGGACATGTTGGATAAATCTGATTTTTCCAATATTAAGTTCAAAAGAGTCAATGAAAAAACAGGGAAAGAAGTAAAATGGGAAAATATTGTAAAGGCTTACCTCATGGAAGATCGATACATTGTTCTTGAAGATGAGGATTATGTAGCTGCAAGTCCCGAAAAAAGTAAAATACTCTCTATTGATCAATTTGTAAAAGAAATTGAGGTGGACAGTGTTTATTTTGAAAATCCTTATTTTCTGGAACCTCAGAAAAATGGAGAAAATGCTTACAGACTTTTAATGAAAGCTTTAACGGAAACCAAAATGGTTGGTGTTGGAACCTTTGTCCTTCGTGAAAGTGAGGCTATAGGAATGATCCGACCTTACAATAATGAAGTTTTGGTTTTAAACAGATTAAGATTTGCTCAGGAAATCAGAGACTATAACGATTTAAAAATTCCTGAAAAAAAAGCTCCCAAACCAGCTGAATTAAAAATGGCAGTAAGCCTGATAGAGCAGCTTTCTCAAAAGTTTGATCCCACCCTGTATAAAGACACCTATTCTGAATCATTGATGAAAATCATTAAGCAGAAAGCAAAAGGAAAAACTGCAAAAGCACAAAAAGCAAAACCAGTGAAGGAAGGAAAAGTAATTGACCTGATGGCTCAATTAAAAGCAAGCTTACAAAGTCCAAAATCTAAAAATGCATCCTGA
- a CDS encoding DNA polymerase ligase N-terminal domain-containing protein: MALKDYNEKRKFNETSEPEGKTKKGKGQLIFVIQRHAASRLHYDFRLEMEGVLKSWAVPKGPSLDPKDKRLAMMVEDHPYDYKDFEGNIPEGNYGAGQVEIWDSGTYEPLEQSTKLSAEKELLKELHAGSLKFVLHGKKLKGEFALVKMKNAEDNSWLLIKHKDDFAETGYDAEQNTSAKSLVTQFLEEKKSLKSNKKKS, translated from the coding sequence ATGGCTCTAAAAGATTATAACGAGAAAAGGAAGTTCAATGAAACGAGTGAACCTGAGGGCAAAACAAAAAAAGGCAAAGGTCAACTTATTTTTGTTATTCAAAGGCATGCCGCATCACGGCTTCACTATGATTTTCGTTTAGAAATGGAAGGAGTTTTAAAAAGTTGGGCTGTACCCAAAGGTCCTTCTCTGGATCCCAAAGATAAACGTCTGGCAATGATGGTTGAAGACCATCCCTATGATTACAAAGATTTTGAAGGAAATATTCCTGAGGGAAATTATGGTGCCGGTCAGGTAGAAATCTGGGATAGTGGAACGTACGAACCACTGGAACAAAGCACTAAACTTTCTGCTGAAAAAGAATTATTGAAAGAATTGCATGCAGGATCATTAAAATTTGTTTTACACGGTAAAAAACTGAAAGGTGAATTTGCTTTGGTTAAAATGAAAAATGCTGAAGATAATTCGTGGTTGTTGATCAAACATAAAGATGATTTTGCAGAAACGGGTTACGATGCTGAACAGAATACTTCTGCAAAATCATTGGTAACTCAGTTTTTAGAGGAAAAAAAAAGCCTAAAAAGCAACAAAAAGAAGTCATAA
- the ligD gene encoding DNA ligase D, giving the protein MLAKSFEKAFDDQDWIFEIKWDGYRAIADLSHKAHLLYSRNGISFLAKFEKITQDFDQQKHTMILDGEIVAYDEKGKPNFQLLQQIGDNPNLALVYQVFDLLWLNGHSTEELPLLQRKELLKEALVETEVIKYCDHIPEKGIEFFDQMKKMQLEGMIAKKTDSLYIENHRTSDWLKIKFTNTEEAIICGFTEPRGSREGFGALILGKYNQGKLIYSGHTGTGFNKETLTQLHQQLKKLIIKSTPFDSAPKTNMPVTWVQPKLVCEIKYSEITKDGIFRHPVFIAIRQDKNPEEINDSTNKMDQPNEKPKRMKAKTPSKNTEKEITLDKHKVKLTNQDKIYFPEDGITKGDVIDYYQSIAKYILPYLKNRPLSLNRFPNGIEEQGFYQKDASDNIPEWIKTTEVYSESNDKYIDYIYCNDKATLAYLNNLGCIDLNPWNSSIPDLEHPDYLVLDLDPSKKNTFDDVIETALQVNEVLLSIKVKGYCKTSGSTGIHIYIPMGAKYEFDQVKDFAHIVMKQVNEKLPKITTLERSLQKRDDKKIYLDYLQNRTGQTLASAYSLRPKQGASVSMPLDWNDVKPGLKPTDFNIHNSLERIKENGDLFKPVLGKGIDMMKALELLQNLK; this is encoded by the coding sequence ATGCTCGCAAAATCATTTGAAAAGGCGTTCGATGATCAGGACTGGATTTTTGAGATCAAGTGGGACGGCTACAGGGCTATTGCTGATTTAAGCCATAAAGCTCATCTGCTTTATTCAAGAAATGGGATTTCTTTTCTGGCGAAATTTGAGAAAATTACTCAGGATTTTGACCAACAAAAACATACAATGATTCTGGATGGCGAAATCGTAGCTTATGATGAAAAAGGGAAACCTAATTTCCAATTACTGCAACAGATTGGAGATAATCCCAATCTTGCTCTCGTTTATCAGGTTTTTGATTTACTTTGGCTGAATGGTCATTCTACGGAAGAGCTCCCGTTATTGCAAAGAAAAGAACTGTTAAAAGAAGCATTAGTTGAAACAGAAGTGATCAAATACTGCGACCATATTCCGGAAAAAGGAATTGAATTTTTTGATCAGATGAAAAAGATGCAGCTGGAAGGAATGATTGCAAAGAAGACCGACAGTCTATACATTGAAAATCACAGGACTTCTGACTGGCTAAAAATTAAATTTACCAATACCGAAGAGGCTATCATCTGCGGATTTACAGAACCGAGAGGTTCAAGAGAAGGATTTGGAGCCCTGATTTTAGGAAAATATAATCAGGGAAAACTAATTTATTCGGGACACACAGGTACAGGATTTAATAAAGAAACTTTGACGCAGCTTCATCAGCAGTTGAAAAAATTAATTATAAAAAGTACTCCATTTGACTCTGCTCCCAAAACAAATATGCCCGTAACATGGGTACAGCCTAAACTTGTCTGCGAAATTAAATACTCTGAAATTACTAAAGACGGAATCTTTAGACATCCAGTTTTTATTGCCATTCGCCAGGATAAAAATCCTGAGGAAATTAACGATTCAACTAATAAAATGGATCAACCAAACGAAAAACCTAAAAGAATGAAAGCCAAGACTCCATCAAAAAACACCGAAAAAGAAATTACTTTGGATAAACATAAAGTAAAATTAACCAATCAGGATAAGATCTATTTCCCGGAAGATGGCATCACTAAGGGAGATGTGATTGATTATTATCAGTCAATAGCTAAATACATATTACCCTATCTCAAAAATCGTCCTCTGTCACTGAACCGTTTTCCAAATGGAATTGAGGAGCAGGGTTTTTATCAAAAAGATGCCAGTGACAACATTCCGGAATGGATAAAAACAACAGAAGTCTACTCAGAATCTAATGACAAATACATTGACTATATTTACTGTAATGACAAGGCGACTTTAGCCTATCTCAATAATCTGGGCTGTATCGATCTCAACCCCTGGAACAGCTCAATCCCAGATCTTGAACATCCCGACTATTTAGTGCTGGATCTTGATCCTTCTAAAAAGAATACATTTGACGATGTTATTGAAACCGCCTTGCAAGTGAACGAAGTATTGCTTTCAATTAAGGTGAAGGGGTACTGCAAAACTTCTGGGAGCACAGGAATTCATATTTATATCCCCATGGGTGCTAAATACGAATTTGACCAGGTAAAGGATTTCGCCCATATTGTGATGAAACAGGTCAATGAAAAACTGCCCAAAATAACAACTTTAGAAAGAAGCTTACAGAAAAGAGATGATAAGAAAATTTATCTCGATTACCTTCAAAACAGGACAGGACAGACATTGGCAAGTGCATACAGCTTACGTCCAAAACAAGGAGCTTCTGTTTCGATGCCTTTGGACTGGAACGATGTAAAACCAGGATTGAAACCTACTGATTTCAATATCCATAACTCGTTGGAAAGAATTAAAGAAAATGGAGATTTATTTAAACCTGTTTTGGGAAAAGGAATTGATATGATGAAGGCATTGGAACTCCTACAAAATTTAAAATAA
- a CDS encoding mechanosensitive ion channel family protein, with translation MDDLKLNNVQQQWDNFMTSAIAWAPKIITAVISAFLIYIIGSWMIRMIKKLVEKGFKKRNMEPSLQLFLLNIINWGLNILLFIVVVTQLGVQTSAFVAMIGAAGLAVGLALQGSLTNFAGGILILLLKPFKIGDYISASSGVSGTVNAIDVFHTRLITPQNQLIVIPNGEISNKSITNFTQLGTRRTWFDIGVSYDADLKMAKEILLGVIKNNQYALENPAPQVVVTELGDSAINLSVRVTTSNENYWTMLEELIIECKSALDAAGIEIPFPQRDVHVYNK, from the coding sequence ATGGATGATTTAAAATTGAACAATGTTCAGCAACAATGGGATAACTTCATGACTTCAGCGATTGCATGGGCGCCTAAAATTATTACGGCTGTGATTTCGGCATTCCTGATATATATTATCGGATCATGGATGATCAGAATGATCAAGAAACTCGTTGAAAAAGGTTTTAAAAAGCGTAATATGGAGCCTTCTTTACAGCTTTTTCTATTAAATATCATTAACTGGGGTCTCAATATCCTTCTCTTTATTGTTGTGGTCACTCAGCTAGGAGTACAAACTTCTGCCTTTGTAGCCATGATAGGTGCTGCCGGATTAGCAGTTGGCTTAGCATTACAAGGGTCATTAACCAATTTTGCGGGCGGGATACTTATCTTATTATTAAAACCATTTAAGATAGGGGATTATATTTCAGCAAGTTCGGGAGTCTCCGGCACAGTGAATGCAATAGATGTTTTTCATACCAGGCTGATAACTCCTCAAAATCAATTGATCGTGATCCCCAATGGCGAAATTTCAAATAAGAGCATTACCAATTTTACGCAGCTGGGAACGCGAAGAACGTGGTTTGATATAGGGGTATCTTATGATGCTGATCTAAAAATGGCAAAAGAAATATTGCTCGGAGTAATAAAGAATAATCAATATGCTCTGGAAAATCCAGCGCCACAAGTAGTTGTTACTGAACTTGGGGACAGTGCAATCAATTTATCGGTAAGGGTAACTACTTCCAATGAAAATTACTGGACAATGCTGGAGGAATTAATTATTGAATGTAAATCGGCTCTCGATGCAGCTGGAATTGAAATTCCTTTTCCTCAGCGGGATGTACATGTTTATAATAAATAA
- a CDS encoding SDR family NAD(P)-dependent oxidoreductase — protein MNQNTDKTVLILGANSDVAKQCIKQYLKKGFSVLAASRNIHDLKNFVSENQLDSSRVEVLYFDAIDFDSHQKFYFDLPVKPNIVVYAAGFLVNNQEALIDFKGTHQMMQVNYMGGVSILNIIAMDKSNKNLKRIIGLSSLSGVRGRKSNFIYGSTKSAFTQYLAGLRQELSSRNIIVNALIIGYIRTKMNEGLELTESLMMEPEYVAKFIVNAGNSFTIVPNFKWKIIYHILRILPENLVAKLP, from the coding sequence ATGAATCAAAATACAGATAAGACTGTTCTTATTTTAGGCGCTAATTCTGATGTTGCAAAACAGTGTATTAAACAGTATCTCAAAAAGGGATTTTCTGTGCTTGCGGCTTCCAGAAATATACATGATCTGAAAAACTTTGTGAGTGAAAACCAACTGGATTCTTCAAGGGTAGAAGTCCTGTATTTTGATGCCATTGATTTCGATTCTCATCAGAAGTTTTATTTTGATCTCCCTGTAAAACCTAATATTGTCGTGTATGCTGCCGGGTTTTTAGTGAACAATCAAGAGGCTTTGATTGATTTTAAAGGTACCCATCAAATGATGCAGGTAAATTATATGGGAGGTGTTTCTATTCTCAATATCATTGCAATGGATAAGAGCAATAAAAATCTTAAAAGAATTATTGGACTTTCTTCGCTTTCCGGGGTAAGGGGAAGAAAAAGCAATTTTATTTATGGGAGTACTAAATCGGCATTTACACAATACTTAGCAGGGCTTAGACAAGAATTATCTTCCAGAAATATTATTGTTAATGCATTAATCATCGGATACATCCGTACTAAAATGAATGAGGGTCTTGAATTGACAGAATCTTTAATGATGGAGCCCGAATATGTTGCGAAGTTTATAGTTAATGCCGGAAATTCATTTACTATCGTTCCCAATTTTAAATGGAAAATAATTTATCATATTTTGAGAATTTTACCTGAAAACCTGGTGGCGAAATTACCTTGA
- the yajC gene encoding preprotein translocase subunit YajC, protein MNTLTIFLQAQPAGGSSSMMLIMMGVMFVGFYFLMIRPQMRKQKQEKTFQENLKVGSRVVLTSGLHGRIAQIQDDGFVIETLSGKLKFEKAAVSREFTDNRFGEKATKAAEKTAEKKEVETEKK, encoded by the coding sequence ATGAATACGCTAACTATATTTTTACAGGCACAGCCGGCTGGAGGATCTTCTTCTATGATGCTGATCATGATGGGGGTGATGTTTGTAGGGTTTTATTTTTTAATGATAAGACCACAAATGAGAAAACAAAAGCAGGAGAAAACTTTTCAGGAAAATCTGAAAGTGGGGAGCAGAGTCGTATTGACTTCTGGTCTTCACGGTAGAATTGCTCAAATCCAGGATGATGGTTTCGTAATTGAAACTTTATCTGGAAAATTAAAATTCGAAAAGGCTGCGGTATCAAGAGAATTTACTGACAACCGTTTTGGAGAGAAAGCAACAAAAGCAGCTGAAAAGACTGCTGAGAAAAAAGAAGTTGAAACTGAAAAGAAATAA
- a CDS encoding DUF1573 domain-containing protein yields the protein MKKTLSIIALSIIGFGLVSCKKENKEAQGAASVTADSTAVAATPTDSTGAPVATETATPAVSSQPSTSIALSESNFDFGNIKKGDKVQHVYEVTNTGKNPLVISEVKPGCGCTAPDFTKEPILPGKKGNITLHFDSSNFDGNVQKYADVYANVEKAPIKLTFTANIQP from the coding sequence ATGAAAAAGACGTTATCAATTATCGCTTTGTCTATTATAGGCTTTGGTTTAGTTTCTTGTAAAAAAGAAAATAAAGAAGCTCAAGGTGCTGCCTCTGTAACAGCAGATTCTACTGCTGTAGCTGCAACTCCTACAGATTCTACAGGTGCTCCTGTAGCTACAGAAACAGCTACTCCAGCTGTGTCTAGCCAGCCGTCAACTTCAATTGCTTTATCAGAAAGCAACTTCGATTTTGGAAATATCAAAAAAGGAGATAAAGTACAGCATGTATATGAAGTTACCAATACAGGAAAAAATCCATTAGTAATTTCTGAAGTTAAGCCTGGATGTGGATGTACTGCTCCTGATTTTACAAAAGAACCAATTTTACCTGGTAAAAAAGGAAATATTACATTGCATTTCGATTCTTCAAATTTTGATGGAAACGTTCAAAAATATGCAGATGTATATGCTAACGTAGAAAAAGCTCCTATTAAATTAACATTTACTGCTAATATTCAACCTTAA
- the nusB gene encoding transcription antitermination factor NusB — MLGRRQIREKVVENVYSYYQNPIKFDVLEKNMFSGIEKIYHLYIYQLNFLVGLKDLAENQMEIGKKKYLKTDSDINPNQKFINNQVLIKLEENPERLFFTGQHKELKWDLHDDLLVKTFQRITAGKRYQDFMKVEEYSFEEDQKFIGKLFLRYIAENEDFHDYLGDKELTWSDDIHISNSMVQKTIGFLKEDEESRTLIKMIKDEDDKAFAGKLLRDTLNNWEKNETKLGERLENWDLERVSLMDKVILSVAISELDHFPVTPSRVIINEYIEIAKVFATDRSNIFINGILDKYCKDQNRI; from the coding sequence ATGTTAGGAAGAAGACAAATCCGTGAAAAAGTGGTGGAAAATGTATATTCATACTACCAAAATCCGATTAAATTTGATGTTTTAGAGAAAAACATGTTTTCGGGTATAGAGAAAATCTATCATCTCTATATTTACCAGCTGAATTTCTTAGTAGGTCTTAAAGATCTGGCAGAAAATCAAATGGAGATTGGGAAGAAAAAATATTTGAAGACCGATTCTGATATTAATCCTAATCAGAAATTTATTAACAATCAAGTGTTAATCAAGTTAGAAGAAAATCCGGAGAGACTTTTCTTTACCGGACAGCACAAAGAATTGAAATGGGATTTGCATGATGATTTACTGGTAAAGACTTTCCAAAGGATTACTGCTGGAAAACGTTATCAGGACTTCATGAAGGTAGAAGAATATTCTTTCGAAGAAGATCAGAAATTTATCGGTAAGTTATTTTTACGATACATCGCCGAGAATGAAGATTTTCATGACTATCTGGGAGATAAAGAATTGACCTGGTCTGATGATATTCATATTTCCAATTCCATGGTTCAGAAGACAATCGGTTTCCTGAAAGAGGATGAAGAAAGCAGAACACTGATCAAAATGATCAAAGATGAAGATGACAAGGCTTTTGCCGGTAAACTGCTTAGAGACACTCTGAACAATTGGGAAAAGAATGAAACGAAACTGGGTGAGAGATTAGAAAACTGGGATTTGGAAAGAGTTTCTTTAATGGATAAAGTAATTTTATCTGTTGCTATTTCAGAGCTTGATCATTTTCCTGTTACCCCTTCAAGAGTTATTATTAATGAATATATTGAAATTGCTAAAGTATTTGCTACGGATAGATCCAATATCTTCATCAACGGAATTTTAGATAAATATTGTAAAGATCAAAATAGAATTTAA
- a CDS encoding ABC transporter ATP-binding protein, whose translation MKALKTLNPYFWKHKILLFWGLLFIIASNFFNTYKVQFVGKSVDELTKGGQMGFNRQVLIYVAIIVGCSLLTGFFTFMMRQTIIVASRRIEYELKNKIYRHYQELSLTDYKQTTIGDLMNRLSEDIVAVRMYLGPGVMYVVNLVILLLITSIYMIKTDVSMTLWTLLPLPILSYLIFKVSSIINKKSKIMQKSQSGISTFVQDSFSGIRVVKFFARENYIKKNYGVKVTDYQDKALDLAKTEAYFFTIILFVIGLLNVAIIVIGGQKYIARELSIGKIADFFMYINTLIFPFSMVGWVTSVNQRAEASMQRINEFLDKKSEIINKNFDNYSIKGDIEFRNVSYVYPNTGIKALENLSFTINAGQSLAIMGKTGSGKSTIALLLCRLIDPTEGEILIDGKNLKDHNLEVYRNFIGYIPQESYLFSDSIENNIGFAIDNPSHEKVIEYSKIADVHKNIIDFKEQYKTTVGERGVMLSGGQKQRICIARALIKDPNIIIFDDSLSALDTETEQNILENIDTKINNATSIIITHRESSAQKADKILNLTEITNSVTA comes from the coding sequence ATGAAAGCTTTAAAAACCCTGAACCCCTACTTTTGGAAACACAAAATATTGTTGTTTTGGGGGCTGTTATTTATCATTGCAAGTAATTTTTTCAATACTTATAAAGTTCAGTTTGTAGGAAAATCGGTAGATGAACTTACAAAAGGCGGACAGATGGGATTTAACAGGCAGGTATTAATTTACGTTGCAATTATTGTCGGATGTTCATTGCTAACAGGATTCTTTACTTTTATGATGAGACAAACTATTATTGTAGCCTCCAGAAGAATTGAATATGAACTTAAAAATAAGATCTACAGACATTATCAGGAACTCTCCTTAACGGATTATAAGCAAACTACGATCGGGGACCTTATGAATCGTTTGAGCGAGGATATTGTAGCAGTAAGAATGTATTTAGGTCCTGGAGTGATGTATGTAGTCAACTTAGTTATTCTTCTTCTTATTACCAGTATATACATGATAAAAACGGATGTATCAATGACCCTCTGGACATTGTTGCCACTTCCAATTTTATCATATCTTATTTTTAAAGTAAGCTCTATTATCAACAAAAAGTCTAAGATCATGCAGAAAAGCCAATCTGGTATCTCGACTTTTGTTCAGGATAGTTTTTCAGGAATCAGGGTTGTAAAATTCTTTGCAAGAGAAAACTACATCAAAAAGAATTATGGAGTAAAAGTTACAGACTATCAGGACAAAGCTTTAGATCTGGCAAAAACTGAAGCCTACTTCTTTACTATCATTTTATTTGTGATTGGATTACTGAATGTAGCCATTATCGTAATTGGAGGACAAAAATATATTGCCCGGGAATTAAGCATTGGGAAAATTGCTGATTTTTTCATGTATATCAATACCCTGATATTTCCATTTTCAATGGTAGGATGGGTAACCTCTGTCAATCAAAGAGCTGAAGCTTCCATGCAGAGGATTAATGAATTTCTCGATAAAAAATCGGAGATTATTAATAAAAATTTCGACAACTATTCTATTAAAGGGGATATCGAATTTAGAAATGTTTCCTATGTATACCCAAACACGGGGATTAAGGCATTGGAAAACCTAAGCTTTACCATCAATGCAGGGCAGTCACTGGCTATTATGGGGAAAACAGGAAGTGGAAAATCTACTATTGCTCTTCTTCTTTGCCGTTTAATTGATCCCACAGAAGGAGAAATTTTAATTGACGGAAAAAATCTTAAAGATCACAATCTGGAAGTTTATAGAAATTTTATCGGTTATATTCCACAGGAAAGCTACCTGTTTTCTGATTCGATAGAAAATAATATTGGTTTCGCGATAGATAATCCTTCCCACGAAAAAGTGATCGAATATTCAAAAATTGCTGATGTCCATAAGAACATCATAGACTTTAAAGAGCAATATAAAACGACCGTTGGGGAGCGTGGAGTGATGCTTTCGGGAGGTCAGAAACAAAGAATTTGTATCGCCAGAGCCCTAATTAAGGATCCAAATATCATCATTTTTGATGATTCTCTGTCTGCTCTCGATACTGAAACTGAACAAAACATCCTGGAAAATATTGATACTAAAATCAATAATGCAACCTCTATAATCATCACACACAGAGAGTCTAGCGCACAAAAAGCTGATAAAATCCTTAATCTTACTGAAATTACCAATTCTGTAACTGCTTAG
- a CDS encoding DUF3276 family protein, with product MSEYKERHENEIFTKVLKAGRRTYFFDVRETKAGDYYLTITESKKNFGENGEATFEKHKIYLYKEDFKSFQEMFNESTDFIINEKGEDVISEKHDKDFKSKSYTIDSDDEV from the coding sequence ATGAGTGAATACAAGGAACGCCATGAAAATGAAATTTTCACGAAGGTGTTAAAAGCAGGAAGAAGAACATATTTCTTTGATGTGCGTGAGACGAAAGCAGGGGATTATTATCTTACAATTACCGAAAGTAAAAAGAACTTCGGAGAAAATGGAGAGGCTACATTTGAAAAACACAAAATTTACCTTTACAAAGAAGATTTTAAAAGTTTCCAGGAAATGTTCAATGAGTCAACAGATTTCATCATTAATGAAAAGGGTGAGGATGTAATTTCAGAAAAACATGACAAAGACTTCAAAAGCAAATCTTATACTATAGATTCTGACGACGAAGTTTAA